Within Dreissena polymorpha isolate Duluth1 chromosome 13, UMN_Dpol_1.0, whole genome shotgun sequence, the genomic segment AGACTTTTTACTCTAAACGAATCGTGTTAAGCATAAATTTTTGCTTATTCACAGGTTTGTGACTGGATCAAATTTTACCAGTATAGGTGTGTTGTGAACCATCGGAGCGTGTAGAAAACTCGTTCGTTCGTCATCCGAAACCTTGTCAACAATATATTACATGCCTCACGAAATGTTGAGAAAAGCGTGTTGTAAGAGAAGTAAGGAATTTTATGGACATGATGTTTAACGTGTTCGCCGTACTAAAGAAGACTTAAAAGTGCTGTTGTTATTCTTCGTATTGTTTTATAGTTAAAAGAGTCTGAAAATAGACGCTCTGAAATAAGTTTAGACGGTGTTTATGTTGTTAAAATAagaattgttgtttttctttttaaatcgaAACTTCATCCTCAGTTATTTTTCAGCTCGTTAAACATGGGAAAGCCCAAGAAACGCCGCGATCAACCTGTGCCGGAAGTAAGCAGCGACTACAAGTGGAGCGCCCAGAGCTATCCGCTGGCGGATATTTTGAAGAGCTTTAAGCTTCCGGTCGTGGTCCAATGTCGAGAGGATACGAATGTGGACGTTTTGAAAGTGCGTTTCTGGATTATTTTACAATTCGTTTATTGAATGTATATATGAGTCCTGCTTCGGGAAAAATGAGCCAAATGCAACAGAGTGGGTAattacgtgatagtcaagatgcaAGATGGCGActtccatgccgagacaggtatttttcgccgttttataccctttattacttttgtttattttttaaatgacgctcaattTACAGCCACATCAGTAAAActgtgattagcgtttatttcgtatttaaattcgctttatatctcgactttactccccgcaaattgtCTTATAGTGGAGCCCTAATCAGGTCATCCAGCGAACAAATTTTGCAGGGGgttaagtcgagataaagagcgaatattactatgaaataaacgccagtaactttcatgctgatatggctggaaagtgagcggaattaaaagacttaatacaagtaataaagggtataaaatggcgaCAAATACCTGCCTTGGCATGGATGTCGCTATCTTGAACAacacgtgattaccccatctgtGCAAGTGCGTACAGGCTGATCTTGGACGAAACATTCCGTCCACACTGGAATTTCGTTTAGAGAAAACCTTTTTTTAACCAATTATGAGCACATTGTACAAGCAGAGTAACACCAATAagagtaattatttaattaagtaattaatcaCTAAGTGAGCTGATAACGTTGCATGCCATTAAGATATGCATTACATTCACTTACATAATTACTCATATGAACATGATATTCCTCTTTTCATTATTTTGATTTAATAGAAAATCAAGGCATAACAAAGAAGAGTTTTAAATATATGATATTAACAAGTTTGGCAATATAGAAAACATTTAAAAGCGAAACATAACTTAGCATATGGATATCTGGAATGTACCGGATACTGAGGAAGACATCCGAATGAAGATAAAAGAGGCACGTCTAATTttaatattcttttttatttgtagAATTTCTTTTTCGACCTGCGTCAACCGCTCCTGCTACACAGTCGCCGGAAGTGTCGGAAGATTTTCGCGCGTTGCGTTCGGCAGACGACGCCCGGGGGCACGATGAAAGAACTACTTCCGGAAGTTGTCATACCGGAAGACTATGCCGGTACGAACTTAAATTACAACAAGTACACATGAAAAATGTGATTACATTATATTGGGGTCCTAAGACATAAGAACAGCGATTGTTATATGTTACAAATGGTGTTGTTATTTCATTACTCTGTGTTCGGCAGTATAGGAAAGAATAACTCTGTTAGAGGCGAATTCGCAATGCTTTCTGGTAAATAGCATATACGTTTGTCTACGTATAAGTTTTCGTTGACgtttttaacccatgtatgcctagtggactctcccatccttctaaattggatcaatttattacaaaattagggatgtctagtttatttatttctatatatagaatatttcttacagaaattcctttaagcaaacatcgcatGCATAGATGcctcatacggcgtctcatctgggtctacgctgtttgccaaggccttttttctagacactaggcataaatgggttaatataataaattacatGAGAAGTTCGAAACTAAACGCCAACGTATTATTAAAGGTTTACTATCGAACCGTATTAATGTTGTGAATAGATTAGGAACATTCGGGAAAAGATAGTGTCAGAGCTGTtcaattaaaaacacacatacacaaagaCAATTTGCAATGATTAATTTTGATATCAAATAACTGTTATTACCTATGCCCGCGGTTATTACGCGATTGTGTTCTAGTATTTCGAAAAACAAATCCCTTAGGCAAGATAAAACgccatttttgttaaatacacaAATAACCTGACAAATGTGAGATTGTTTCTGTCATTGGTCTGTTTTTATTGTGTCAGGTTGGTTCAAGATCAGTAAAGGCTTAGGTTTCACAAAGCCGACACCACACCGCTCCATCGAAGCCATAGCGCAGATCCCTGGCGAGTTCTTTTTGTGTACCACGGAGTTCAACGCCGTCGTCCTCACCGAGAAAGTGGGGAGTCCTCACGCGGACACGCATGTGAAAAGCGCCGGCATTGAGCACGAGAGTTTCGTGCGTCCAGTCGTCGAGGGTGAGGTTCTACGCAAGACCGAGATCCAGAGCTTAAATCAGCTATTACTTCCGGAATGCGAGCGCTCATTAAACAGAAATAACCGTTACTTGCTGTGCATTGATGAGAAAGACTGCGAGTTGTATGTTTCCGTTTCGCAAACCGGATTGTTTTATGAGGTTTCGGATGGGAACTTTAGCGGTGACGACAATTGTGTGGTTCAGGTGTCGGACGTTTTAGACGAAATGGTGGAGATGCCTATATACGTGCGGCATATCCTTGGCGATCCTCCGCCCATCTCCAAATTCTACTCGCCCTCCCTCAAACTGGTTCGCGTCCATGAGGAAGAGACGGTCATGGGCTCGACGCTTGATCCGGAAGACGTAATGCCGTTTGAGATCCAGACAAACTCTCCCATCCGGTTTGAGATGGCGCTTAACACGCCTATGCTGCAGTCTTGCGGGGAATACAATGAGGCGATGGAAATGTGCAAGACTGTGGAAAAGAATTACGTTACTGATATGAAACTCGCTGTTACGTTTAAAGTCAAACAGGAAGAGGAAACCACGGAGAACACTAGCGAGAAACTTGAAGGTAGTGACAACCTCGCGTTCGTTGCAGACAATATGGACTCGTTGACGAACTCAGCAGGGACGACGACTTCGGTCGGAAAGGAGAGCGAATGCGTCGACATCGAGGCGAACTCGGAGTTCAGCATCCAATGGGAGCCGGGCCCGAGTCTGAGGAACACTCCGGAACAATTTGATTTTCCCGAGGATCCGGACTGTGAAAGCATTGATGAGAGTGTCGACACAGAGCAAGCTATGCGGCTCAACACAGTGCTCGGTGGACATTATTTCAACACGGATGTACGGGTGGATTTCGGTCACCAGAATGATTTAAAACACCGGGGCAATTCCATCAAGAACAACAATTACATAAATGTAAAGGACATGCAACGGTTATTCGTTACTGCTAACAAAATACCAAGTAAACACTGGGGAACATCGTCAATAGATAAAATAACCGAAGGAATAACAGACTTTTCAGTCAGAGCTCAAAATGAGACGCGAGTCCGAACGAGCTCACCAGAGCAAATCATAGCTCCCCCTGCGTCTTTTTCAGACAGCCTCGGTTCTTTACCCAGTACGCTTACAACGCCGTCAACAAATCATGTTTCGAACGTAACCTCTCTCAGCTCAACGCTTACCGGCAACACGTTTGGTTCGAATGATACTCAAGAACATGACATCGCTGTGCATAATAAGAACTTGTTGTTTCACGCACATAATGCTAAAAATGACGTCATACAGCGTCTTCATAAGCCGTACGTATTCACAGGGGACGTGTATGTTTGTCCGAATAGCGATAGTAGTTTGGACAGTTCAGAAAGCGGAAGTGACGTCAGTGAAACAAGTGACGTCAGTTCAAGTACGATAAGTCGCGGAAGCATAGCCGAGAGTTGGGGAAGTTGGGAGCGGAATAAATTTCGGGTTGTACGTAGCAAAAACATAAAGGATATACCAAGAGATGTGAATGACATCGCAGGATTATCGAAGTCAGTTTCAATAAACGGAAGAACTAATCCTCTTCCGGAAATCACCACCGTAAGTCAGCCGAGGAGTCGGTCGGTTTCAGACGATATGATTCATTTCGAAGAACCGTCGAAATCGTCGTCTGCAACCAGCATCGTCACGTGTAAAGTAGCAGACGAGATGGTATTCAGCTGCAAAGACCTTAGGCTCTCCTTAGAGGAGATTACGCGAAACGCGCGCAAAAATCACGTGGAAAACACGTGGCAGGCATTTTGTTTGGAACGATCAAGCTCATTACCGGTGCGGTCAAACAGTACAAAGGTCAACCGAGATATTGATGAGCATTCTTTGAGCTGGGAACAGCTTAGTCCGAGGAAAAGTGAAAGTACATCGAACTCCATGCTCAGTACGCCGCGATACTCAAGCACGTACAAAAGGACTAGCCCGAAGAACGCTGTGCTGAAAAAGAATGCCAAAGTcgaaaaactaaatttagatctAGACAATTCGTTATGTGATAAAACTCAACTAATTTCTGACTCAAGTTCTGAGGACAGTTTACAGTATTCTCACCGCAGTTTGGATTCTACGGAAGAGTTCCAGGCGGGAGATAACTCTTTCGCATGTTCGGAACACTCGGACATGTCCGTTATAAACGCGCCGGAAGACGTTTTGGCCGCCATTGCGGAAATGGAAAGTGCTGTAAATTACGCAGGCAGTTGCCCCGATAGCGAGCCGGAAAATGAGGACAGTGAAAAAAATGCTGACTCACTTGATCGAGAGCGGATTGCGTTTGCGCAGAAAATCAAAATACAGCATGAAATCAAACGACGTTTCGGAGATTGGAATGACGTTGCAGTAATTATATAGCCAAACAAATATTAACTTTTATCTTGTGTGATCATGTCTGCAGGCGCATATAACATTTACACGGATTCCGACTATGTTTAAAACGTTTCTGACTATTACCGTTGCTTAAtgcacaggagtttgaaattctatccataaagctaatctaatggctaaataaaaaaatacccctatatagtGTAAAGACTTATATAGggctatttttttatttagccattagaatagctttatggatagaattatAAACTCCTGTGCTTAATGTTATCCAATGCATGATATACAGTTTGTCAAAACACATATTGGTACACATAAATCTATTTTATTCATGTCCATGATCACGACAGGTTTTACGCAATTCTctgtgaaaatttaaatattgaaataaataattaaaagaagtAATTTCCACGTTACGAATTTAAGTAGATGTTCGCAAATTCGTCCATAAAGTTAATAATGAGCAGTTTTTACGTGAACAAACAAATGTTCTTTGTTGATTGTGTTTAATCCAGAAGCAAATAAAGCACAACAATCTACGTATTTTGGAATGCAATTCGCATACTCCGATCCCAAAACAAATCCGAGCGGTTTTAGAAGTGGTCCAAGGACTGTGTTCGATATAAACGAAACATCAAAACGATACCATTTTTTGTGAACAAAACAAGATAAGGGCAGCAACTCACTGACATATATATCTACAGCAATTCAGAGTTGTCGCGTTTGTGTTCGCACACATTATAATGACAAAATGTCTACTGAATTAATATATCGTTTCATTTGAAATACATTATCCATCGGGCAAAACGATTCCGGTTGTATAAATTTTAACTTGTACATTACGGGTTTACTGTGTGCTTAGTTGTGCGAAGagttacacaaaataaataagaacTATCTCacataataaaatgataaaaatatatgcattttatcCAAATAAGCAATATAACACTCATGTCTTAATTAGCAAAAACGTATATTGCCGAAATAGCGCTGTTACTAATTTTGAAGTGTCGTTAGCCTACgtacactctggatcagcagacgattcaTTGTTTAAATCTGCCTATAtgacggaggattccggagatagacGATGTACCACAATTTAGCCTACGTAGCTATTGCTTCTAGCGGTCACCGGTTCCgtctagagctgcaacgattcaccaacagctcgattcgattcgatttcgatttcagacactccgataccgattttttcgattcgattcatcttcaaacctagttttatcatatattcactcttatgcctcaaaattaacatttctgttcaaatgtgatttcaataaaacacataaaaaagaatagcaaattaggactcaattttaatataaaaacttctgactagaagattgtgttgattacacaataatataaaaaaataaataaataatcataagaacgtatctggaatcagttgaatggtattactatcactattacacctttacccaaaaccgctataagcatgtctaccactgtgccatgacagcatcacctgttacctgtagaacaaatcacattctctaataaacttaacaaaactccaacagaaatagaactacttttctggctggcgacttgagtagttgcacttgtgcgacctctttgtcTTGCTAAATCATCGTTATGTTTGcatttgacatattgcattaaattagattagtggttgagccggacttagcgtacgacacatccgtgaagcacagtttacactttgctttattggtagggctaccatcccgaaacccaaaatactgccacacttttgatttaagcttcttaggcgcatctgataatttcaatttgtcggcaacaacttattcagccattttgacgctttttccgaaagtagaccgtaacgggcttattgattggatgactaaagtaataagcaaccaatcgcgcgcgtcgtaattacaggtaaagataaaacctacaccttcctgtatcaatagcCAGAATACagcgtatctatgtatatatatgtatatatgctaaagaatcgaatcgaatttggtaggtttggtatcgtaatctaatcgaagcatttcgaatcgattttcgatgaatcggatcgaatcgttgcagctctagttcCGTCcccatatcatttttattttttatcgttTCTATTCTTACTATAAGAAGTGAAAACAATGGTGAAAACAATTCCAAATAAttaagttttataaataaatgttttatcgatttattattatttcaatgatTTATTTGCTACCTCACGCTCTTCCGCTTCAGTGAGTCTCTGATCTCTTAATTCTAATTTCAAATTAACGTTCGGTTAGAAGAAATTTATCTGTAAATCAAAAATGACTGAGGGTTTTGGTGCGTATGGGTTAACCACGAAGATGTAAGCCCTATTCGCACTAGAACACGAAATCTTTAAAGCAAAAGTTTAATggtgtacattttgtatttttattttattttggcgCCATTCTCCTCGAAACCTTTTAAGATGATCCAAGATACTGGTGTTTGATCTGTCAACATGTGCAATATGTGCGTTAATGCCACAcacattgaaaatataaatcgACATTTCCGATACAATCATCGGGTATGAAAATCAAACTATATATACAAAAAGTATCTAAAGCTCACATTCAGCGCCTTATATCTTATTTATTTGCGATCAGTGTATATGCACATTGTATTTATCATACCTAACTTTATTTTCCATGTCCACATCCCTGCAATAAAAGGGGGTTAGAAAGCCCATACAAATAATCCCGAATACCGGGTAATCTATAAGaaatctataggcaaagaagccactttgttgttagcttgtctaggttttttaaccgctaagccacgtgactaagtgggcggagcgatcatcgtcaaGACGATATGTCATGCTTTGACGATTGAGCGTATTCTACCGGTAACGGGCCATGATTGTAAAGTATATTCGGGCTTTTcaggaaaatatatatatatatattatgttatcaAGTTTTGTTCTTTTGATTCCTAGTTTAATGGATCCAATCTTCGACTTGTAAGCTGACAAGATTTGAAGTCGCAGTACACACAGCGCATACTCGTTTGCAAAGAATTTACATAAATGGTGTGCGGTATATAATTCATGCGCAGTGATGTATCATgtgcaattataataaaaataccaATCCTGTGTGTAAGCAGTATAATGATTAGCTCAGATACATTCTACAATAAGAACCCAGGCAGACCTCCTATAGATGCCCAACCATATCTGTTCTGTTCATATCTTTCCGCGCTGCACTGATTGCATTAACATATCATTTGTGCAACAAAATGTGCCATTACTTCTTATATATTGCACAGTTGGAAAGACAGCGAAAACTGGCGacaaacagttttaaattataaattattttaaaaatgcatttttgatgaAGTTTCCTGACTCAAAATAACTTAATAggataacagagggggtaatcatgtgatagtcaagatggtgacgtTCATGCCGAGACAGTAATTTTTCGCTGTATTATATACCCTTTATTACGTTTGCATAATTTTTAAACGACgctactttccagccatatcagtaaaaaggcgCTAAGTGTTTGTTTCGTTTTCAAATTCGgtttatatctcgacttaactccccGCAAAATTTCTAAGCGGAGCTGTTAATAGGTCACCACCACCCATAAAAAATacgcagcgagtaaagtcaagatatagagcAAAGATTAATACGAAATacacgctagtaactttcttgctgatatggctggaaagtgagcggcatttaacaAGAAATGCCGGGTATAAAACCAAAGCTCTTTGTTTCTTGATGGATATTTGTATGAAACGGCGAAGAATACCTTTCtcggcatgggcgtcgccatcttgaccatcacgtgattacccactCTGGATAAGGTACGGTGTTGGTGTCTTCAGAACGATGCATACATGTGACCCGGTACTTGCATAATCTGCAGCATTCATCATATCTGATAAATCACAATCATTGAAGTCCCATTCCATAATTACAATCTGCAGCATTCATCATATtatatacattacatttattaaggTCCCATTCCACAACTACAATCTGCAGCATTCATCATATctgatacattacatttattaaggTCCCATTCCACAACTACAATCTGCAGCATTCATCATATCTGATACATCACATTTATTAAGGTCCCATTCCACAACTACAATCTGCAGCATTCATCATATCTGATACATCACATTTATTAAGGTCCCATTCCATAACTACAATCTGCAGCATTCATCATATCTGATACATCACATGTATTAAGGTCCAATTCCACAACTACAATCTGCAGCATTCATCATATCTGATACATCACATTTATTTAGGTCCAATTCCATAACTAAACTCTGCAGCATTCATCATCTCTGATACATCACATTTATTAAGGTCCCATTCCACAACTACAATCTGCAGCATTCATCATATCTGATACATCACATTTATTAAGGTCCCATTCCATAACTACAATCTGCAGCATTCATCATCTCTGATACATCACATGTATTGAGGTCCCATTCCATAACTACAATCTGCAGCAGTCATCACATCTGATACAACACATTTATTAAGGTCCCATTCCATAATTACAATCTTCAGTCCATCATATCTGCTACATCACATTTAAGGCCCCATTCCTCAACTACAATCTGCAGCATTTATCATATCTGATACATCGCATGTATTAAGGTGCCATTCCATAACTACAATTTGCAGCATTCATCATATCTGATACATCACATTTATTAAGGTCCCATTCCTCAACTACAATCTACTGCATTCATCATATCTGATACATCACATGTATTGAGGTCCCATTCCATAACTACAATCTGCAGCAGTCATCACATCTGATACAACACATTTATTAAGGTCCCATTCCATAACTACAATCTGCAGCAGTCATCACATCTGATACAACACATTTGTTAAGGTCCCATTCCATTTCTAAAATCTACAGCATTCATCATATCTGATATAGCACATGTATTACGGTCCTATTCCATAACTAAACTCTGCAGCATTCATCATATCTGATACATCACATTTATTAAGGTCCCATTCCATAACTACAATCTGCAGCATTCATCATATATGATACATCACATTTATTGAGGTCCCATTCCATAACTACAATCTGCTGCATTCATCATATCTGATACAACACATTTATTAAGGTCCCATTCCATAACTACAATTTGCAGCATTCATCATATCTGATACAACACATGTATTATGGTCCCATTCCATAACTAAAATCTGTAGCATTGATCATATGGAATACATCACATATATTATGGCCCCATTCCATAACTACAATCTGCAGCATTCATCATATCTGATACATCACATTTATTAAGGTCCCATTCCATAACTACAATCTGCAGCATTCATCATATCTGATACATCACATGTATTATGGTCCCATTCCATAACTACTTTTTAAACTTGAACTAAGGCATAGACCGTTTATAATGGACGTCTCACAGATCaaacttaaacaagaaatattctTATAAAATATGTTGACCTACATAATGGTTTGAAAATAAAGGTTgcacatttacattttaaataattaaattgaaaagaaaGGTTTAATTGTTGCTGGTTTTGTTTCAGTTGTTGGCCGCGTATCAATTGCTTGGAATTCTTGTTATTTGGTGTATTGCATATTCATTCActattacaattt encodes:
- the LOC127855254 gene encoding uncharacterized protein LOC127855254 isoform X1, whose protein sequence is MGKPKKRRDQPVPEVSSDYKWSAQSYPLADILKSFKLPVVVQCREDTNVDVLKNFFFDLRQPLLLHSRRKCRKIFARCVRQTTPGGTMKELLPEVVIPEDYAGWFKISKGLGFTKPTPHRSIEAIAQIPGEFFLCTTEFNAVVLTEKVGSPHADTHVKSAGIEHESFVRPVVEGEVLRKTEIQSLNQLLLPECERSLNRNNRYLLCIDEKDCELYVSVSQTGLFYEVSDGNFSGDDNCVVQVSDVLDEMVEMPIYVRHILGDPPPISKFYSPSLKLVRVHEEETVMGSTLDPEDVMPFEIQTNSPIRFEMALNTPMLQSCGEYNEAMEMCKTVEKNYVTDMKLAVTFKVKQEEETTENTSEKLEGSDNLAFVADNMDSLTNSAGTTTSVGKESECVDIEANSEFSIQWEPGPSLRNTPEQFDFPEDPDCESIDESVDTEQAMRLNTVLGGHYFNTDVRVDFGHQNDLKHRGNSIKNNNYINVKDMQRLFVTANKIPSKHWGTSSIDKITEGITDFSVRAQNETRVRTSSPEQIIAPPASFSDSLGSLPSTLTTPSTNHVSNVTSLSSTLTGNTFGSNDTQEHDIAVHNKNLLFHAHNAKNDVIQRLHKPYVFTGDVYVCPNSDSSLDSSESGSDVSETSDVSSSTISRGSIAESWGSWERNKFRVVRSKNIKDIPRDVNDIAGLSKSVSINGRTNPLPEITTVSQPRSRSVSDDMIHFEEPSKSSSATSIVTCKVADEMVFSCKDLRLSLEEITRNARKNHVENTWQAFCLERSSSLPVRSNSTKVNRDIDEHSLSWEQLSPRKSESTSNSMLSTPRYSSTYKRTSPKNAVLKKNAKVEKLNLDLDNSLCDKTQLISDSSSEDSLQYSHRSLDSTEEFQAGDNSFACSEHSDMSVINAPEDVLAAIAEMESAVNYAGSCPDSEPENEDSEKNADSLDRERIAFAQKIKIQHEIKRRFGDWNDVAVII
- the LOC127855254 gene encoding uncharacterized protein LOC127855254 isoform X2 gives rise to the protein MKELLPEVVIPEDYAGWFKISKGLGFTKPTPHRSIEAIAQIPGEFFLCTTEFNAVVLTEKVGSPHADTHVKSAGIEHESFVRPVVEGEVLRKTEIQSLNQLLLPECERSLNRNNRYLLCIDEKDCELYVSVSQTGLFYEVSDGNFSGDDNCVVQVSDVLDEMVEMPIYVRHILGDPPPISKFYSPSLKLVRVHEEETVMGSTLDPEDVMPFEIQTNSPIRFEMALNTPMLQSCGEYNEAMEMCKTVEKNYVTDMKLAVTFKVKQEEETTENTSEKLEGSDNLAFVADNMDSLTNSAGTTTSVGKESECVDIEANSEFSIQWEPGPSLRNTPEQFDFPEDPDCESIDESVDTEQAMRLNTVLGGHYFNTDVRVDFGHQNDLKHRGNSIKNNNYINVKDMQRLFVTANKIPSKHWGTSSIDKITEGITDFSVRAQNETRVRTSSPEQIIAPPASFSDSLGSLPSTLTTPSTNHVSNVTSLSSTLTGNTFGSNDTQEHDIAVHNKNLLFHAHNAKNDVIQRLHKPYVFTGDVYVCPNSDSSLDSSESGSDVSETSDVSSSTISRGSIAESWGSWERNKFRVVRSKNIKDIPRDVNDIAGLSKSVSINGRTNPLPEITTVSQPRSRSVSDDMIHFEEPSKSSSATSIVTCKVADEMVFSCKDLRLSLEEITRNARKNHVENTWQAFCLERSSSLPVRSNSTKVNRDIDEHSLSWEQLSPRKSESTSNSMLSTPRYSSTYKRTSPKNAVLKKNAKVEKLNLDLDNSLCDKTQLISDSSSEDSLQYSHRSLDSTEEFQAGDNSFACSEHSDMSVINAPEDVLAAIAEMESAVNYAGSCPDSEPENEDSEKNADSLDRERIAFAQKIKIQHEIKRRFGDWNDVAVII